A single Rhinolophus ferrumequinum isolate MPI-CBG mRhiFer1 chromosome 12, mRhiFer1_v1.p, whole genome shotgun sequence DNA region contains:
- the LOC117031646 gene encoding olfactory receptor 1L3 codes for MEMCNLTRLPEFILLGLSPRPEDQKPLFVLFLIMYLVTLTGNLLIILAIRSDSQLQNPMYFFLSILSFADICYTTVIVPKMLVNFLSETKTISYGECLAQMYFFLVFGNIDSYLLAAMAIDRYVAICNPFHYVTVMDHRRCMLLLAFSTAFPCLHSLLYVLLVNRLTFCASNVIHHFFCDVNPVLKLACSSTFVNEVVAMTEGLASVMAPFACIIISYLRILIAILNIPSAAGKRKAFSTCSSHLTVVTLFYGSISYVYFQPLSSYTVKDRIATIIYTVLTSMLNPVIYSLRNKDMKRGLEKLISRIKSEMDRLSTAKNNKICGS; via the coding sequence ATGGAAATGTGCAACCTGACAAGACTTCCTGAGTTCATCCTCTTGGGACTCTCCCCTCGTCCTGAGGACCAGAAGCCACTCTTTGTCCTCTTTCTTATCATGTACCTGGTCACCTTGACAGGAAATCTTCTCATCATCTTGGCTATCCGCTCTGATTCTCAACTCCAAAACCCTATGTATTTCTTCCTGAGCATCTTGTCTTTTGCTGATATTTGCTATACAACAGTCATAGTCCCCAAGATGTTAGTGAACTTCTTATCAGAGACAAAGACCATCTCCTATGGTGAATGTCTAGCACAGATGTATTTCTTCCTGGTCTTTGGAAACATAGACAGTTATCTCCTGGCAGCTATGGCCATTGACCGCTATGTAGCCATTTGTAACCCTTTCCATTATGTCACTGTTATGGACCACAGGCGCTGTATGTTGCTACTGGCCTTCTCTACAGCTTTCCCTTGTCTCCACTCCCTTCTATATGTCCTTCTGGTGAATCGACTCACCTTTTGTGCATCAAATGTTATCCATCACTTTTTTTGTGATGTCAACCCTGTCCTGAAATTGGCCTGCTCTTCTACCTTTGTCAATGAAGTTGTGGCCATGACAGAAGGGCTGGCCTCTGTGATGGCCCCTTTTGCCTGCATCATCATCTCGTACCTAAGGATCCTCATTGCCATCCTCAACATTCCCTCAGCTGCTGGAAAACGCAAAGCCTTCTCCACCTGCAGCTCCCATCTCACTGTGGTGACTCTGTTTTATGGGAGTATTAGCTATGTCTACTTCCAGCCGTTGTCCAGCTACACTGTCAAGGACCGAATAGCAACAATCATCTACACCGTACTGACATCAATGTTGAACCCAGTGATCTACAGTTTAAGAAACAAAGACATGAAACGGGGCTTAGAGAAATTGATAAGCAGGATTAAGTCTGAAATGGATAGGCTTTCTActgcaaaaaacaacaaaatctgtGGCTCCTGA